From Caldilineales bacterium:
GCCGGGCGTCAAGGTTTTTCATGCCGGCACGGCGGCGGCAGGGGGCGAGGTTGTGACCAACGGCGGCCGGGTGCTGGCCGTCACAGCCACGGGCGCCGATCTCGGCCAGGCCCGCGCCTCGGCCTACCAGGCCGTGGCCAGCATCCGTTTCGAGGGCATGCACTACCGCCGGGATATTGGCGGGAGGTCGGGCCGGTGACAGAGCCGGTGACGGAGCCAAGTTCGACTTCCGGCATTGGCAGCCTGGGCGAAGGGTCGTTGCATGCCGCCCTGAAGTCGTGGTACGCCCGCCCCGGCGACCGCCTGGAAGCGCCGGTCGATGGCTTCGTGATCGACATCGTCGGCGACGACCGGCTGGTGGAGATTCAGACCGGGCATTTCACCGCCATCCGGCCCAAGTTGGAGCGGCTGCTAGAGCGGCATCGCCTGCTGCTGGTGCATCCCATCGCCCGCGAACGCTGGATTGTGCGGGTGACGAGTGAGGGCGAGGTGTTGGGCCGCCGCAAATCGCCGCAGCGGGGTCGGGTGGAGGATGTCTTCCGCGAGTTGGTGCGGCTGCCCCATCTGCTCCCTCACCCCCACCTGAGCCTGGAAGTGGCGCTGATCCAGGAAGAGCAGGTGCTGGTGGACGATGGCCGCGGGAGCTGGCGGCGTCAGCATTGGAGCCTGTTCGACCGCCGCCTGCTGGCCGTGTTGGAGACGCACCGCTTCGCCACCCCCGCCGACCTGGCCGCCCTCCTGCCCCCTGACTTGCCCCAGCCCTTCAGCAACCGCGACCTGGCCGCGGCCCTGGCTTGCCGCCCCGACCTGGCCCAGAAGATGACCTACAGCTTGCAGGCGATGGGCGCGCTGGCGCGAGCGGGGAAGCGGGGTCGGGCTGGGTTGTTCGAAGCGATTACCTCGACCTGAGCGACTTAGGTACAACGCCGTTGTGTTTGCTCATGCACGCACCGGTGAAGCTGACAGCTCGACTCCCAGCGCATGAAGCAATTTGAGCACTGTATCGTAGCGCGGTTTGGCGCCAGGCGCGAGCGCCTTATAAAGGCTCTCTCGCCCAAGTCCCGCATCTCTGGCCAGTTGCGCCATGCCACGCGCTCGTGCCACGTCACGCACTGCAGCCAAAAACACATCGGGGTTAGGATCCTGCAGGGCGGCTGTCAAATACTCGAACATGGTCTCTTCGTCGTCGAGATAGTCAGCGGCATCGAAAGGGGCGAATTGTGTCATCGTCTACTCCTGCTTCAACTCTCGTGCCATCGTTATGGCGCGTCTGATGTCTCGTTGCTGTGAGGACTTGTTGCCGCCTACAAGCAGCAGATAGATTACCGCTCCTCGTCGAGTGAAGTAGACTCGGTAGCCAGGGCCGGTGTGGATGCGCATTTCCGAGACTCCTTCGCCAACCGGCTCACAGTCACCGAAATTGCCATGCTCTGCGGACCGGATACGGTGCAGGATTCTCGCCCGGCCGATTTTATCCTTCAGGGCGGCGAGCCAAGCATCGAATCCCTCCGAGCGCAGAAACGTGTTCATCAGACGCCAGTGTATCCAATCGGATACGCAAACGCAACTTTGGAAATGTGCCCTAACTCTTCCTTCGCTTGAAAAACGCATCCAACTGCCCGTGCTCGCCGTTCGCTGCGCCTGCCAGCTCCCATCCCTGCTCGCCCAGCGTGGCCAGATAGGCGTCGATGTCCGGCCCGTGTTTCCAGTTGGCGAGCTTGGCCCCCGCCTGCTGATAAGGCCGCCAGCCATCGTAATCGCGGAAGACGATATGCAGGTACTCCCACTGCTGTCGGCCGCCGAACAGCGGCGGCAAGGCGATCTGCGCCTCCGTTTCTGCCGCGGGCGGGGTGGGAGCAGCGGCGGGCTTGGATTTGGCGGCCGCGCGAGGGCGTTTGGCCGCGGGCGGAACCGGGGCGGCGGGCGGGGCCGCTTCGGCGGGTGGGGTCAGGCTGCCCAAGACCTCGCCCAGGACATCGGGGGTTTCTTTACGCTCTGCCATCTTGCAGGATCCTTTGCGTCAGCTTGTGATAGTCCTCGGCGCCGGGCGACCGGGGCGCGTATTCGAAAATCGACTGCCCATAGCCGGGCGCTTCCGACAACCGCACGTTGTAGCGCACCGGCTCGCACACAGCGGCGCCAAAGTGCGCCTGCAACTGCGCCATGATTTCGTCCGACTTCTTCACCCGGCGGTCGAAGAAGGTGGGCAGGACATAGCGCAACGCCAGGGCCGCATGATAGCGGCGGATAGCGGCCATGCTTTTCGTGAATTCCAACAGACCTTGCAGCGTCATCACTTCCAGCGAGACCGGGGTCAGCACCTCGCCGGCATAGAACAGCACGTTCACCGTCAGCACATCCCAGCCGGGGGCCGTATCCAGCAGGACGAAGTCGTAGCGCCCCTCGAACGGGGCCATGACCTCGGCCAGCGTCTGTTCGCCGCCGTATTCCTGGCGGGTGATGATCCGCTTCAGCCCGGCCAACGAGCGGCCGCCGCACAGCACCCATAGCCCCGGCCGCGCTTCGTGCACAGCCTGATCCGGGGCGATCTCACCACCGGCCAACTCGGCTAGCCCGGCCTCCGGTTTGACCCCCAACGAAGCCGCCGCCTGGTCCTGCGTATCGACATCGACCAGCAGCACGCGCTGCCCGGCCTGCGCCAGCCCGGCGGCCAGGTTGACCGCCGTCGTGGTCTTGCCGACGCCGCCTTTGGTGAGAGCGATAGCTATCTTGCGCATCGATCGGTTCCTCAAGTGATCTCAAGTGCGTCGCACTTGCAAAGTGCGTCGCACTTCACGATTGGTTCCTCAAGTGATCTCAAGTGCGTCGCACTTGCAAAGTGCGTCGCACTTCACAGTATACTACAGCCCGTCCTATTTCTCAAGCCGTTTCGTTCTGAATTTCACAGATGCCGCTTCGGCGATGCCGCTCGCTGACGCTTGCGGTTCGGCGATCACACTATCCACCCCATGCCCTCAACCACCCCTGCCATCGTCTGCTACGGCGCCATCGAAGTCGTCAACCGCATCCAGGCCCCGCGCATGCCCACCCCTGAGCGGGCGAGCGAAGTCACAGCCGACTACTACCGGCCCGGCGGCGCTGCCTTCGACATCGCCCTGGCCCTGGCCGCCTGGGACGTGCGCTCATCGTTGCTCGGCAACCAGTTGGGGGAGGATGCCTACGCCGACCTGATCGGCCGCGAGTTGGAGCGCCACCCACTGATCCAGACCACATGGCTGCACCGCTCCGATCATGTGCGCACGCCTTTCACGCGCATCTTCGTCATGCCCGACCGCGAGCACTACACCGTCCGCTATTGGCACAACGAGAGGCGTTGGACCGAGATGGGGGCGGGGATGCTGGCCGGGGCGAGCTATCTCAGTACGGACGCTGAAGCCGGCCAGTCTGGGGCCGAGGCCGCCCGGCTGGCGCACGCATTGGGTTTGAAAGTCGTGACCGGCGACGCTATCGACGCCGAGCATCCCTTGGCTGCACTCAGCCACGTCATCGTCACCAGCATCACCCACCTGCGCCGCGCCCGGCCCGATTTCGACCCGGCCCAAGCGTCCGATCTGGCCGCCCGACTGCTGGCTGCGGGCGCGGGTCTGGTCATCGTCACCAACGGCAGCGAGCCGGTGCAAACCTTTGCCCAGGGTGGCGAGCAGCACGCCTTTCCTTCTTTTCCGTTGTCGCCGGTCGACCGCACCGGCGCCGGCAACATCTTCATGGCCGCCTGCCTGCTGGGGCTGCACAACGGCTGGGATCGGGAACGATACGTCCGCTTTGGCGCCGCCGCCGCTGCCCTCTGGATCGACCAGCCCTCGCCGCTCAAGCGCCCGCCCGCCCTGGCCGAGATCGAGGGCCTGTTGGATGCTCATGCCTCGCGCCCGGTCCTGCTTGCGCCCGAACTCAGCGGCCAGCAGGCCGTGTGCCCGCTTTGCCAACGGTTGGTGGCGCCGGTCTTGTTCGAGAAGCACTGGGGGATGAGCCGGCCGGTGGTCGAGCATCTGCGCCGCAATTTCCCCGGCTGGCGGCGCACCGACGGCGCCTGCCCGCGCTGCATCCACGAGCAGCAGGCCGAGGCCGACCGCCAACGCCGGGCTGATGTGCCGCTGTTGCTGCCCGATCACCCGATCTATGGCAAACCCGACCTTTTCGTGCTGCCCACACCCGTGCGTTTGCGCGCCAACCCGCACTACACCGGCAAGGGGATCACCATTTGCTTTCTCGATAGCGGCTTCTACCCGCACCCCGACCTCGTCCAGCCCGAAAACCGCATCGTGGCCATGGTGGACGCCACCACCGATGAGATCGTCGAGGGCGTGGACTTCCGCGAGCCGCGGCTGGTCTCGTGGCACGGGCTGATGACCAGTGTGGCTGCGGCCGGGAACGGCGCCCTCAGCCAGGGCCGCTATGCCGGCATCGCCAGCGATGCCCGCGTCGTCCTGGTCAAGATCAGCGACCCGCAAGGACGCGTGCGCGAGCGCGACATCACGCGCGGGCTACGTTGGCTGCTGGCCCACTACGAGCGTTACGATATCCGCATTGCCAATCTCAGCGTCGGCGGCGACCGCTCCGGTTTTGGCCGCAACAGCATCATCGACGGCCTGGTGAAGCAACTGGTGGGGCGTGGGGTGGTCGTCGTTGCTGCCGCCGGCAATGCCGGCCAGGCCGACCTCTTCCCGCCCGCCTCTGCGCCCGAAGCGATCACTGTCGGGGGGATCGATGACCGCAATGTGCTCGACCCGGCCCAACACCGGATGTATCGCAGCAATTGGGGGCGCACGACCGCGGGCGAGATGAAACCGGAGGTGGTGGCGCCCAGTATCTGGCTGGCTGCGCCCATCTTGCCCGGCACCAAGATCGCCGAACAGAACCTCATCCTCGACCGGCTCTGGCGCGCAGGCGATGGCGAGTTGGCGGCGCTCCTGGCCTCGACCTACCAGGTGCTCGATTTCCCGCCCAGCCTGCTGAGCGAAGCGCCATCCCAACAGCGGCAGGCCGTGCGCGAGAAGATGGTGGCCAACAAGTTCGTCACCCCGTACTACCAGCACGTGGATGGCACCAGCTTCTCGGCCCCCATTGTCAGCAGTGTGGCGGCGCAGATGCTGGAAGCCAACCAGCACCTAGCCCCGGCCTGGGTGAAGGGCCTGATCGTCTCCACGGCCACCCGGCTGCCGCACGAGCCGGAAGACCGGCAGGGTTTTGGCGTGATCACCCCCGGCAAGGCCGTGGCCGCCGCCCTGCGCGAACGCTTCGGCGCCCTCGAAGAAGCGCCGCTCTCGCCCTGTTTCGACGAACAAGGCGTCCATTTCATCTACTACGACCGCCGGGCGCGGCAGGCGGCGGTGGTGGGCGATTTCAACGACTGGAATCCAGCCGCGGCGCCGATGCAGAATAGCAAGCCCTGGCAGTGGCGCCTCACCCTGCCCCTACCTGCACCCGGCCGTTATCACTACAAGTTCCTGGTCGATGGCGAGCGTTGGCTGGACGACCCCGAAAACAGCGAGAAAGAGGCCGATGGCTTCGGCGGGGTGAATTCGGTGTTGGTGGTGGGGTGAGGGTGTTCCGTGTTTCG
This genomic window contains:
- a CDS encoding putative addiction module antidote protein encodes the protein MTQFAPFDAADYLDDEETMFEYLTAALQDPNPDVFLAAVRDVARARGMAQLARDAGLGRESLYKALAPGAKPRYDTVLKLLHALGVELSASPVRA
- a CDS encoding type II toxin-antitoxin system RelE/ParE family toxin; this translates as MNTFLRSEGFDAWLAALKDKIGRARILHRIRSAEHGNFGDCEPVGEGVSEMRIHTGPGYRVYFTRRGAVIYLLLVGGNKSSQQRDIRRAITMARELKQE
- a CDS encoding ParA family protein, which codes for MRKIAIALTKGGVGKTTTAVNLAAGLAQAGQRVLLVDVDTQDQAAASLGVKPEAGLAELAGGEIAPDQAVHEARPGLWVLCGGRSLAGLKRIITRQEYGGEQTLAEVMAPFEGRYDFVLLDTAPGWDVLTVNVLFYAGEVLTPVSLEVMTLQGLLEFTKSMAAIRRYHAALALRYVLPTFFDRRVKKSDEIMAQLQAHFGAAVCEPVRYNVRLSEAPGYGQSIFEYAPRSPGAEDYHKLTQRILQDGRA
- a CDS encoding S8 family serine peptidase; translated protein: MPSTTPAIVCYGAIEVVNRIQAPRMPTPERASEVTADYYRPGGAAFDIALALAAWDVRSSLLGNQLGEDAYADLIGRELERHPLIQTTWLHRSDHVRTPFTRIFVMPDREHYTVRYWHNERRWTEMGAGMLAGASYLSTDAEAGQSGAEAARLAHALGLKVVTGDAIDAEHPLAALSHVIVTSITHLRRARPDFDPAQASDLAARLLAAGAGLVIVTNGSEPVQTFAQGGEQHAFPSFPLSPVDRTGAGNIFMAACLLGLHNGWDRERYVRFGAAAAALWIDQPSPLKRPPALAEIEGLLDAHASRPVLLAPELSGQQAVCPLCQRLVAPVLFEKHWGMSRPVVEHLRRNFPGWRRTDGACPRCIHEQQAEADRQRRADVPLLLPDHPIYGKPDLFVLPTPVRLRANPHYTGKGITICFLDSGFYPHPDLVQPENRIVAMVDATTDEIVEGVDFREPRLVSWHGLMTSVAAAGNGALSQGRYAGIASDARVVLVKISDPQGRVRERDITRGLRWLLAHYERYDIRIANLSVGGDRSGFGRNSIIDGLVKQLVGRGVVVVAAAGNAGQADLFPPASAPEAITVGGIDDRNVLDPAQHRMYRSNWGRTTAGEMKPEVVAPSIWLAAPILPGTKIAEQNLILDRLWRAGDGELAALLASTYQVLDFPPSLLSEAPSQQRQAVREKMVANKFVTPYYQHVDGTSFSAPIVSSVAAQMLEANQHLAPAWVKGLIVSTATRLPHEPEDRQGFGVITPGKAVAAALRERFGALEEAPLSPCFDEQGVHFIYYDRRARQAAVVGDFNDWNPAAAPMQNSKPWQWRLTLPLPAPGRYHYKFLVDGERWLDDPENSEKEADGFGGVNSVLVVG